The Marinomonas sp. CT5 genome contains the following window.
ACTAGAAGCCGTAGCGCTCGGTGACTGGGCACGGAACTTACCAAATGGCTTAGAGACTTTACTAAGTCCACAGGGGCGTAACCTTTCAGGTGGACAACGTAAACGTCTTGCCCTAGCACGCTTACTGCTAAGAAACTCTCCTGTCTTATTACTAGACGAACCCTTCGACGGCTTAGATAAAGCCACTATCGAAACCATCTGTCACTCATTAGAGAACGACTACAAACCAGACATCCTAGTCCTCGTTAGCCACGTGGGCAGTCGCATTGGCGACAACGCAAGAGTCATAGAGCTTTAGATTTTTATTATATTTGTTTCCTCTAAATTGTTATTAGCAGCAGGTTTATTCCGCTCTGCTGAGCGGGTAACTTTTGCCAATCGATGCAACGCTTTCATTTAATGGGAAAGCAAAAAATCTTTTATCGGGCTATCGCCCAAACGTCTCATTCATGTTGTTTAATACTGGTTTAGCGAGACGACTTTTACCGTAAGGCATAGATTGTTTTTGATGATTTTAGAAAAGGTATTTTTAACTGATCCTGAAACTCCATAAAGTCGCGCAACTTCGTCGAGTCGAACAGGCTTATTTAGGGTGAAAACCAAAACGCAATTAATGGATAGATATACAGTTTATTTTTTAAATGGTCACTTTCTTGCGCGTTTAGCCATTTTAAATAAAACCAATTGTGCTCGTTTTGTGCTGGAGGTAAGTAAGAAAGTCCTCTAATATCAATGAATAAGGATTCATAGAGTAGAAATAACGCGCTGTGGATAAAAGGAATAACACGCATGCTCGTTTTTCCTGTTTTGATTTTTGTGGGTATCAGTTAAAAAGTATTATTCTTCAGAAAGTTAAAAGGGTTTTTAAGTGAATTTAAAAATGTGTAAACGCGCATGCGCATTATTAAAATGTTATGTTCACAGGTGAATTTAGAGGATCTATATGAAAATAAAATTTGTAGTCGGTTGCTTTCTAATAGCAGCAGCATTCCTATTTGGAGCTTATTTTAGTAATCCAAGTTTCTGGCAGGCAGTTTTAATAAATACAGGAACATCCTTCATCGCGTTGGGGATCGGTCTCGTATTAGTGAACATTTATCTGGAGCAAAACGCTAGAAAAGGAGCTGTAAAGTCGTTGTTCGTTCTTTCAAATAGTGCAATTGCAGGTGTTCACAATCACTTTCTGAATACCTGCTGGGCCAAGTTTGGCAGGGATGAATTTGGGAAAATAATTGATGAATATGTCAAGTCCAATGGCAATCCAAAATCACTCAAGCTTGAAGTTCGAGAATACTTTTACGAGCTAGTAAAAAATGATCGGGCGCTGTTCAATCACTTGGATTCAATGGCTGAAAGTCTTACAGAACTGTCTAGATTGGTTGGGTGGAGTTTGAATGCCTCTTTGCTTGAATCCTCTCTGAATTCAAGAATTGCGATTAACAAGCTTAAGGAGTTGGATCTTGATGACTCCGAAGATGCCAAAAATTCTGCGACGGAGTATCTATTGGACGCTGACCTGAAAGGGCAAGAAACTCGGCACATACTTCTTAAATTAGCTGACATTGAAGAGTGAACATAACAAGTTGCTGCACACGGAAAAATTACTCGCTATGCTCCTAATTTTCCGGTGAGCAAAGCGTTAAGCATCAAAGTAATGGAATCAATTAAACTAATCTTAGCTTTTTGGAATTATCGCTTCATGTCGAGTCGCGAAGTAATAGCTTGGGCTGACGAAGAGATAAAGGCTGTAGATGAGCCTGACGATGACTTGATCACTTTATCCCTAGAAGGGCCTGAAGTGTGCACTAAGCTTCCGAGTGACGAATTTCCACGATCTACCAAGTTACCCTATGAAAAAATATTCGCAATTAAAGCGTCTATATTTGATTTGTCCTTAAAAGAAGAAAGAGATAAATTTATTTCTTGGATGTTGGGTTCCTGCCGAGGGTTAAGTTTAGATATTCCAGAGGTAAGGCTTGCCTATGATTACGAGCATATTAGTTGGGACGGTGATAACCCGATGAAAGCTGACGAGATGTTTGATAATTCGTTTCGTAATATGCTTAAGCATTGGAATGAGCAGACTGAAGAGTTAGAGGGCAGATGCTTAACAAATCAATCAACTACGCGCATCCTGCGCCGGAAGCAGCGAAGCTGCTCCGGTTATTGAGGCGTTATGTGCTGGAAAACATCAGAGGACGTGGGTAATGTCGACTAAAGGTTTAAATGCGCGGATAACAGCATACAAGAAGGCATTTGCTAGCGGAGAAATTCAAGAAACCTATCAAAAATTGGTCAGTATCGTTCAGAATCTGAGAACTGAGTTTTCAAAAAAATATAAAGGTGAATTCTCCGTCGCAAACATATTGCATGGATATATTGACTTTACTTATTTTTACTTGCAAAACGATTATCTCAAGAAGAACAAGCTGAAGATTGCTATTGTCTTCAATCATCAACACGCCAGTTTTGAACTCTGGCTTCTTGGGCAAACAAAAGATATACAGATTCGCTATTGGGAGAAGTTGAAAGGCACTAAATGGGTTACCAGCGAAATTATGCCTGAATATTCAATTTTTGAAGTTCCACTTATTTCAACTCCGGACTTTGATAATACAAATAAACTTTCAGAATCTATTCATGATCAATTTGAGGTACTTACAGAAGAAATTCTCAATATGTTGGAGTCTTGTAAGTAATGGCACATAACAAGCGCGTGAACATGGATCGCACAAAGCTGCGCCGCTTCGCTCTGTACCTTTGTGCGCCCGGTTACACGAAACGTTAACCCTCACAGGAGTCGTATGAAATTATCGTTAATCGCAGCAGTTTCTGAAAATGGTGTAATAGGCTCAGGCTTAGATATATCTTGGTCTGTTAAAGGTGAGCAGTTGCTGTTTAAAGCTATGACATATAATCAATGGTTAATTGTTGGTAGAAAGACTTTTGAGTCTATGGGGAAGCTCCCAAATAGAAAATATGCGGTAATTACTCGCTCTGAGTTAAAATCAGACGATAAAGATGTATTCTATTTTTCATCAATTGATAATGCATTATCTACACTGAAAAATGTTACCGACCATGCATTTGTGTCTGGTGGCGGAGAAGTTTATAAAGCACTTATTCATCGCGCTGATACACTGCACATATCGACAGTCCATACAGATATTGACGGTGATGTGTTTTTTCCTCAAGTTCCTGATGGCTATAGTGAAGTATTCAAACAACGATTTAGTTCAAACTTAGATTATACGTATCGCATTTGGCAAAAGCAGATTTAGGGTCAGCCATAAGAAGCGGTGGCAGTTTTGGAAATAGGGCTTTTAACCCATCTCAAACACCCTTAAAAAAACACACCTAACCGGAGACAAAATGGAATTAGTCTTACCATCCTCAAAATATATCCCAAGCTATAACGCATACATCGAAGAGTTGGGGGATGAAGTTCGTTATCCTTTCCCTATGGGTTTTGATCATCAAGATTTCGATGCACTTTTAGCTAAGCTGTCTGATTTTGCGCTTGGTAAAAATTTACCTGAGGGTTTTGTACCCAGTACGACCATGTGGTTGGTAGAAAGGGGATGAACTAATTGGCGTGACGAATTTACGTCATTACCTTAATAGTGCTATTGAAGAGTGCGGTGGTCATATTGGATTGGGGATTCGTCCCTCTTACCGTGGTAAAGGATTGGGTAAG
Protein-coding sequences here:
- the dfrA gene encoding trimethoprim-resistant dihydrofolate reductase DfrA, coding for MKLSLIAAVSENGVIGSGLDISWSVKGEQLLFKAMTYNQWLIVGRKTFESMGKLPNRKYAVITRSELKSDDKDVFYFSSIDNALSTLKNVTDHAFVSGGGEVYKALIHRADTLHISTVHTDIDGDVFFPQVPDGYSEVFKQRFSSNLDYTYRIWQKQI